From Luteolibacter yonseiensis, the proteins below share one genomic window:
- a CDS encoding CsbD family protein gives MTKLEIKGTWNETKGKLKQKYADLTDDDLLFEEGKEDELLGRLQKKTGQTKEEIRDAISKL, from the coding sequence ATGACAAAACTTGAAATCAAAGGCACCTGGAACGAAACCAAAGGCAAGCTGAAGCAAAAATACGCGGACCTCACCGACGACGATCTCCTCTTCGAAGAAGGCAAGGAGGACGAACTCCTCGGCCGCCTCCAGAAGAAAACCGGTCAGACGAAGGAAGAGATCCGGGATGCCATCTCGAAACTCTAA
- a CDS encoding ferritin-like domain-containing protein, giving the protein MKTSQLPNSDTELHDLLVDQLRDILWAEKQLVKALPKMAKAAQDEQLSAAFVTHTGETKNHVARLEAIFKGLGLTARAKKCPAMEGLLKEADELAEEYADSTALDAALITAAQKVEHYEIASYGTIRAFAQRLGYQEAVKLLTETLDEEGNADHLLTKIATSGVNQTAAA; this is encoded by the coding sequence ATGAAGACCAGCCAACTTCCGAATTCCGACACCGAACTCCACGACCTGCTCGTGGACCAGCTCCGTGACATCCTGTGGGCGGAGAAACAATTGGTGAAAGCCCTGCCGAAGATGGCCAAGGCCGCTCAGGACGAGCAGCTCTCCGCCGCCTTCGTCACCCACACCGGGGAAACCAAGAACCACGTCGCACGCCTCGAAGCCATCTTCAAGGGACTCGGCCTCACCGCCCGGGCGAAAAAGTGTCCGGCGATGGAAGGCCTCCTCAAGGAAGCCGACGAACTCGCCGAAGAGTATGCCGACTCCACCGCACTGGACGCCGCGCTCATCACCGCCGCCCAGAAGGTGGAGCACTATGAGATCGCCAGCTACGGCACGATACGGGCCTTCGCCCAGCGCCTCGGGTACCAGGAAGCGGTGAAATTGCTCACCGAAACCCTTGATGAAGAGGGCAACGCGGACCATCTGCTGACAAAGATCGCCACCAGTGGCGTCAATCAGACGGCCGCCGCCTGA